Proteins encoded within one genomic window of Lysinibacillus sphaericus:
- the purN gene encoding phosphoribosylglycinamide formyltransferase has translation MIAPVKIAVFASGSGSNFQAIQEAIERGELHAKVELVVTDKPAAFVVTRAEKFGIPVLALNPKEFASKADYETAIIEALRECGVQWIVLAGYMRLISEVLLAAYPQRIVNIHPSLLPSFPGKDAIGQAIAHGVKVTGVTVHFVDEGMDTGPIIAQAAVAVIEGDREATEMAIHQQEHVLYTKALQQLLK, from the coding sequence ATGATTGCACCAGTAAAAATTGCCGTCTTTGCTTCAGGGAGCGGCAGTAATTTCCAAGCGATTCAAGAAGCGATTGAACGTGGCGAACTACATGCTAAAGTGGAGCTTGTTGTGACAGATAAGCCTGCTGCATTTGTTGTGACGCGTGCTGAAAAATTTGGTATCCCCGTCCTAGCTTTAAATCCAAAAGAATTTGCATCGAAAGCAGACTACGAAACGGCGATTATTGAAGCCTTACGTGAATGTGGTGTGCAGTGGATTGTACTTGCAGGGTATATGCGTCTAATTAGCGAAGTATTATTGGCGGCATATCCACAGCGTATTGTGAATATCCACCCTTCACTGTTACCATCCTTCCCAGGCAAAGATGCGATTGGACAAGCAATTGCACATGGTGTGAAAGTGACGGGTGTTACGGTGCATTTTGTAGATGAAGGCATGGATACAGGGCCTATTATTGCACAAGCTGCAGTTGCTGTTATCGAAGGTGATCGTGAGGCAACTGAAATGGCCATTCATCAGCAAGAGCATGTGTTATATACAAAAGCATTACAACAATTATTAAAGTAA
- the purD gene encoding phosphoribosylamine--glycine ligase — MNVLVIGSGGREHAIAKQFSISPSVKKVFVAPGNDGMREDVEVVAIDTMDFAGLAQFAKENEVDLTFVGPEQPLAEGIVDFFTQRGLRVFGPTKAAAQIESSKSYAKDIMNKYHIPTAAHATFTESEKAIDYIKAQGAPIVIKADGLAAGKGVVVAMTEEEAIDAVQDMIGNQRFGESSSRVVIEEFLDGEEFSFMSFVHKGQIYPMVIAQDHKRAYDGDKGPNTGGMGAYSPVPQISQDVVDVAYRTVVEPTVKGMEADGVSFTGILYAGLILTKTGPKVIEFNARFGDPETQVVLPRMQSDFGAFMNALMEEKPFDLQWSNEAMLGVVIAAEGYPGDVEKGNALPNLETLSASHAVYHAGTKFVDGKYVGNGGRVLLVAAKASTLQEAQEKVYAGIATVEWNNFFYRKDIGWRTFK, encoded by the coding sequence ATGAACGTATTAGTTATAGGAAGTGGCGGTCGTGAGCATGCAATTGCCAAACAATTTAGCATTTCTCCGTCCGTAAAAAAAGTATTCGTAGCGCCAGGTAATGATGGGATGCGAGAAGATGTTGAAGTTGTTGCGATTGACACAATGGATTTTGCAGGACTTGCACAATTTGCTAAAGAAAACGAAGTAGATTTAACATTTGTTGGTCCAGAGCAACCACTTGCAGAAGGGATTGTCGATTTCTTTACGCAACGTGGTTTACGCGTATTTGGTCCAACGAAGGCAGCAGCGCAAATTGAAAGCAGTAAATCATATGCCAAAGATATTATGAATAAATATCATATTCCTACCGCTGCACATGCAACATTTACAGAATCAGAAAAAGCGATTGACTATATTAAAGCCCAAGGTGCACCAATTGTTATTAAGGCAGATGGCTTAGCGGCTGGTAAAGGTGTAGTAGTAGCTATGACAGAAGAAGAAGCGATTGATGCCGTACAGGATATGATCGGGAATCAGCGTTTTGGTGAGTCTTCATCTCGTGTAGTGATTGAAGAATTCCTTGATGGTGAAGAATTCTCCTTTATGTCTTTTGTACATAAAGGACAAATTTATCCAATGGTGATTGCACAAGACCATAAACGGGCTTATGACGGCGATAAAGGACCAAACACAGGTGGCATGGGTGCATATTCTCCTGTCCCACAAATATCGCAGGATGTAGTGGATGTCGCCTATCGAACAGTAGTTGAGCCGACTGTTAAAGGAATGGAAGCAGATGGGGTATCATTTACGGGTATTTTGTATGCGGGTCTAATTTTAACAAAAACGGGTCCTAAAGTAATCGAATTCAATGCGCGCTTTGGTGATCCAGAAACGCAGGTCGTCCTTCCACGCATGCAATCCGATTTCGGTGCCTTTATGAACGCATTAATGGAGGAAAAACCATTTGATTTGCAATGGTCAAATGAAGCGATGTTAGGCGTTGTTATTGCTGCTGAAGGATATCCTGGTGATGTGGAGAAAGGAAATGCGTTACCGAACTTAGAAACACTTTCAGCTTCACATGCAGTCTACCATGCAGGTACGAAGTTTGTAGATGGAAAATATGTAGGGAATGGTGGGCGTGTTTTACTTGTCGCGGCAAAAGCATCTACCTTACAAGAAGCACAAGAAAAAGTTTATGCTGGCATTGCCACAGTTGAATGGAACAACTTCTTCTATCGCAAAGATATTGGCTGGCGTACATTTAAATAA
- the purS gene encoding phosphoribosylformylglycinamidine synthase subunit PurS, with translation MKKVKIYVTLRESILDPQGSAVQGSLAKMGYGEVEDLRIGKYLELTVGDSARDIDTLVKEMCEKVLTNVVIEDYRYEVEEAN, from the coding sequence ATGAAAAAAGTTAAAATTTACGTAACATTACGTGAGAGTATTCTAGATCCACAAGGTTCAGCAGTACAAGGTTCTTTAGCGAAAATGGGCTACGGTGAAGTAGAAGATTTACGTATCGGTAAATATCTTGAACTAACTGTCGGAGATTCTGCGCGCGATATTGATACTCTAGTAAAAGAAATGTGTGAAAAAGTTTTAACAAATGTAGTAATTGAGGACTACCGTTACGAAGTCGAGGAGGCTAACTAA
- a CDS encoding YgaP-like transmembrane domain gives MMQQANLSDKNAFCRFALGTSMTAFGIAKVSRNPNCLKSRLMIALGAMKMAEGIFKYCPAKAMLNSNVETAMNTSMQSMFSGQNSMSSEQNPMSSEQIGKLMKDFSSAITGNSSDITASASNSSASNSSDTSTSNQHSSDSKNSTTKAQNPS, from the coding sequence ATGATGCAACAAGCAAATCTTAGTGATAAAAATGCCTTTTGCCGTTTTGCCCTTGGCACAAGTATGACGGCATTTGGTATCGCTAAAGTTTCAAGAAATCCTAACTGTTTGAAAAGTCGACTGATGATCGCATTAGGGGCAATGAAAATGGCTGAGGGTATTTTTAAATATTGTCCTGCAAAGGCAATGTTAAACTCAAATGTGGAAACTGCCATGAACACCTCTATGCAAAGTATGTTCAGTGGGCAAAATTCTATGTCTTCTGAACAAAATCCAATGTCCTCTGAACAGATTGGTAAGCTAATGAAGGATTTCTCCTCTGCGATTACTGGTAATTCGTCAGATATAACTGCAAGTGCTTCTAATTCAAGTGCTTCTAACTCATCTGACACCAGCACTTCAAACCAACATTCCTCGGACAGTAAAAATTCTACAACAAAAGCACAAAATCCTTCTTAG
- the purL gene encoding phosphoribosylformylglycinamidine synthase subunit PurL, producing MSTTKFEPTAQQIKDEKLYAGMGMSDEEFAMVEGILGRLPNWTETGLFSVMWSEHCSYKNSKPVLRKFPTKGPQVLQGPGEGAGIVDIGDEQAVVFKMESHNHPSAIEPYQGAATGVGGIIRDVFSMGARPIAMLNSLRFGELKSARGKYLFEEVVAGIAGYGNCIGIPTVGGEIQFDPCYEGNPLVNAMCVGLIDHKDIQRGIAAGVGNTVMYVGAKTGRDGIHGATFASEELTEESENQRPAVQVGDPFMEKLLLEACLEVVKSDALVGIQDMGAAGLTSSSAEMASKAGSGVEMNLDLVPQRETGMTAYEMMLSESQERMLLVVKKGREDEIKAIFDKYDLDAVAIGVVTDDKMLRLLHKGEVVANVPADALAEDAPVYHKPSAEPAYYAQFQAMDNAEPVVTDYKETLNALLQAPTIASKEWVYDQYDYQVRTSTVVAPGSDAAVIRVRGTNKGLAMTTDCNSRYIYLDPEVGGAIAVAEAARNIVATGGTPLAITDCLNFGNPEKPEIFWQIEKSADGISAACTALNAPVIGGNVSLYNERSGEAVYPTPTIGMVGLIEDLAHVTTQDVKAAGDVVFVIGETNTEFGGSELQKLLNNGVISGKAPAINLEVEAARQQALLKAIKAGLVQSAHDVAEGGLAVALAETTFGAQGLGIDVTLTGSATTALFSETQFRFVVTVKEENATAFVETVKDAQKIGVVTNDALVKINGDNGVLVEGTVEEFRSSWKGAIPCLLNSEA from the coding sequence ATGTCAACAACTAAGTTTGAGCCAACAGCACAGCAAATTAAAGATGAAAAGCTATACGCTGGAATGGGGATGTCAGACGAAGAATTTGCAATGGTAGAAGGTATTCTAGGTCGCCTACCAAACTGGACAGAGACAGGTCTTTTCTCAGTAATGTGGTCTGAACACTGCTCATATAAAAATTCAAAACCAGTATTACGTAAATTCCCAACAAAAGGGCCACAAGTATTACAAGGTCCTGGTGAAGGTGCAGGGATTGTAGATATTGGTGATGAGCAAGCCGTTGTATTTAAAATGGAATCACATAACCACCCTTCGGCAATCGAGCCGTATCAAGGTGCAGCAACAGGTGTTGGCGGTATTATTCGCGATGTATTCTCAATGGGTGCACGTCCAATTGCGATGCTAAACTCATTACGCTTCGGAGAGTTAAAATCAGCACGTGGTAAATATTTATTCGAAGAAGTAGTTGCTGGTATTGCTGGCTATGGTAACTGTATCGGGATTCCAACTGTTGGTGGCGAAATTCAATTCGACCCTTGCTACGAAGGTAATCCATTAGTAAATGCAATGTGTGTTGGGCTAATTGATCACAAGGATATTCAACGTGGTATTGCTGCGGGTGTAGGAAATACAGTGATGTACGTAGGAGCAAAAACAGGTCGTGATGGTATCCATGGAGCGACGTTTGCCTCTGAAGAATTAACAGAGGAATCAGAAAATCAACGTCCAGCTGTGCAAGTAGGGGACCCATTTATGGAAAAACTACTACTTGAAGCTTGTTTAGAAGTTGTAAAATCTGATGCGCTAGTTGGTATTCAAGATATGGGTGCTGCGGGTCTTACTTCATCTTCAGCAGAGATGGCTTCTAAAGCTGGATCTGGTGTAGAAATGAACCTAGATTTAGTACCACAACGTGAAACAGGTATGACTGCATATGAGATGATGTTATCTGAATCTCAAGAACGTATGTTATTAGTTGTGAAAAAAGGTCGCGAAGATGAAATTAAAGCGATTTTCGATAAATATGATTTAGATGCAGTAGCAATTGGTGTTGTAACAGATGATAAAATGTTGCGTTTACTGCACAAAGGTGAAGTTGTGGCGAATGTACCAGCAGATGCATTAGCAGAAGATGCGCCAGTTTATCATAAGCCATCTGCTGAGCCTGCATACTACGCACAGTTCCAAGCAATGGACAATGCAGAACCAGTTGTAACAGATTATAAAGAAACGTTAAACGCATTGTTACAAGCACCTACGATTGCTTCAAAAGAATGGGTTTACGATCAATACGATTATCAAGTTCGTACATCAACAGTTGTAGCACCTGGTTCAGATGCTGCAGTTATCCGTGTACGTGGCACAAATAAAGGTCTTGCGATGACTACAGACTGTAACTCTCGCTACATTTACCTTGATCCTGAAGTGGGCGGCGCGATTGCAGTAGCAGAAGCAGCGCGTAATATTGTCGCAACGGGTGGTACACCACTTGCTATTACAGACTGCTTAAACTTTGGTAATCCAGAGAAGCCAGAAATTTTCTGGCAAATTGAAAAATCTGCCGATGGTATTTCAGCAGCATGTACTGCACTCAATGCACCAGTAATCGGTGGTAACGTTTCTTTATACAATGAACGTTCCGGTGAAGCCGTTTATCCAACACCAACAATCGGTATGGTAGGTCTAATCGAAGACTTAGCACATGTAACAACGCAAGATGTGAAAGCAGCTGGCGATGTAGTATTTGTTATCGGTGAAACGAATACTGAATTTGGTGGTTCAGAACTTCAAAAATTATTAAATAACGGTGTCATCTCAGGAAAAGCACCTGCTATTAACCTAGAAGTAGAAGCAGCTCGTCAACAAGCATTGTTGAAAGCAATTAAAGCTGGACTTGTACAATCTGCACATGACGTAGCAGAGGGTGGTCTTGCTGTAGCACTTGCAGAAACGACATTTGGTGCACAAGGTTTAGGCATTGATGTAACACTAACAGGCTCTGCAACAACGGCTTTATTCAGTGAAACACAATTCCGTTTCGTTGTAACAGTCAAAGAAGAAAATGCAACTGCATTTGTAGAAACTGTAAAAGATGCACAAAAAATCGGTGTCGTAACAAACGATGCGCTTGTTAAAATCAACGGTGACAACGGTGTGCTTGTAGAAGGTACAGTGGAGGAATTCCGTTCTAGTTGGAAAGGAGCAATCCCATGCTTGCTGAACTCAGAGGCTTAA
- the purF gene encoding amidophosphoribosyltransferase, protein MLAELRGLNEECGVFGIWGNPNPAHLSYYGLHALQHRGQEGAGIVVSDGLHLRAVKGEGLVNDVFNEEKLKAVDGKAAIAHVRYTTAGGGGIENVQPLLFHSSTGSLSIAHNGNLVNATHLKQYLERQGSIFHSSSDTEVLAHLIKKSSHSPFRAKVKNALSLLKGAYSFLIMTKDEMLVARDPHGLRPLSLGKLGDGWVVASETCAFDLIGAEFIRSVEPGELLIINDEGVKSDRFADMENRAMCAMEYVYLARPDSDIDGINVHMARKRMGKQLARECAHIEADVVTGVPDSSISAAIGFAEESGIPYELGLIKNRYVGRTFIQPTQELRERGVKMKLSPVVQVVKGKRVVMVDDSIVRGTTSRRIVKMLKDAGAAEVHVVISSPPMTDPCYYGIDTSTHEELIASSHSVDEIRDAIGADSLTFLSVEGMVETIARPFEDENKGLCLACFTSKYPTEIFPDTILPHEKELLR, encoded by the coding sequence ATGCTTGCTGAACTCAGAGGCTTAAACGAAGAATGTGGGGTGTTTGGTATTTGGGGTAACCCAAATCCAGCACACCTTAGTTATTACGGGCTTCATGCTCTTCAACACCGTGGACAAGAAGGTGCTGGTATCGTCGTTTCTGACGGTCTACACCTGCGCGCGGTGAAAGGCGAAGGATTAGTAAATGATGTTTTCAACGAAGAGAAATTAAAAGCAGTGGACGGAAAAGCGGCAATTGCCCATGTTCGTTATACGACTGCTGGCGGTGGCGGAATCGAAAATGTACAGCCATTACTATTTCATTCATCAACAGGTAGCCTTTCAATTGCTCATAACGGTAACTTAGTCAATGCGACACACTTAAAACAGTATTTAGAGCGTCAAGGTAGTATTTTCCACTCTAGCTCAGATACAGAAGTGTTAGCGCATCTTATTAAGAAAAGCTCGCATTCACCATTCCGAGCAAAGGTGAAAAATGCCCTTTCGTTATTAAAGGGAGCGTATTCATTCTTAATTATGACCAAAGATGAAATGCTTGTTGCACGTGATCCACATGGTCTACGTCCTCTATCTCTTGGAAAACTAGGAGACGGTTGGGTTGTTGCTTCTGAAACTTGTGCTTTTGATTTAATAGGAGCAGAGTTTATACGTTCTGTGGAACCAGGGGAATTATTAATAATAAACGATGAAGGTGTAAAATCAGATCGTTTTGCAGATATGGAAAATCGCGCAATGTGTGCGATGGAGTATGTATACTTAGCACGTCCTGATTCCGATATTGATGGCATTAATGTGCATATGGCACGTAAACGTATGGGGAAACAACTCGCACGTGAATGCGCACATATTGAAGCGGATGTCGTAACTGGTGTACCTGACTCAAGTATTTCAGCAGCAATTGGCTTTGCTGAAGAAAGCGGTATTCCATATGAGCTAGGGTTAATAAAAAATCGTTATGTTGGTCGTACATTTATTCAACCGACCCAAGAATTGCGTGAACGTGGTGTAAAAATGAAGCTGTCACCTGTTGTGCAAGTTGTCAAAGGGAAACGCGTTGTAATGGTGGATGATTCAATTGTTCGTGGTACAACATCACGCCGTATTGTCAAAATGCTAAAGGATGCAGGTGCAGCAGAGGTGCATGTTGTGATTTCTTCTCCACCAATGACGGATCCTTGTTATTACGGTATTGATACTTCAACACATGAAGAGTTGATTGCTTCGAGCCATAGTGTGGATGAAATAAGAGACGCAATTGGTGCTGATTCACTAACATTCCTTTCAGTTGAAGGCATGGTCGAAACGATTGCACGTCCATTTGAGGATGAAAATAAAGGTCTTTGCTTAGCATGTTTTACAAGCAAATACCCAACAGAAATTTTCCCAGATACAATCTTACCACACGAAAAAGAACTGTTACGCTAA
- the purH gene encoding bifunctional phosphoribosylaminoimidazolecarboxamide formyltransferase/IMP cyclohydrolase, with protein MTKRALISVSNKDGILEFAKELVALGYEILSTGGTKKMLQDNNVAVTAVDEVTKFPEILDGRVKTLNPMIHGGLLGKFDDASHQAQMNEHGIEPIEIVCVNLYPFVETISKPNVTWDDAIENIDIGGPTMLRSAAKNHQYVTVIVDSNDYATVLEELKATGATTIETRRKLAAKVFRHTAAYDSYISNHLTEEAFPESLTLTYELKQNLRYGENPHQKAAFYQKRLGSDFSLAYATQLHGKELSYNNIQDGNAALQIVKEFEMPAAVAVKHMNPCGVGTGVTLEEAFDKAYAADPTSIFGGIIALNMEVDAATAEKLSHIFLEIIIAPSFTQEALDILTQKKNIRLLTIPFEQAKKDQFNVVSVEGGLLVQEPDSYGFGDADIKVVTDREPTDKEWEALQLGWAVVKHVKSNAIVVTDSQMTLGVGAGQMNRVGAAKIAFEQAGDKAKGAALASDAFFPMSDTVEAAHAAGITAIIQPGGSIKDQDSIDKANEYGIAMVFTGVRHFKH; from the coding sequence GTGACAAAACGTGCATTAATCAGTGTTTCCAATAAAGATGGTATTTTAGAATTTGCCAAAGAATTAGTGGCATTAGGTTATGAAATTTTATCAACTGGTGGTACAAAAAAAATGTTACAGGACAATAATGTCGCAGTAACAGCAGTGGATGAAGTAACAAAATTCCCAGAAATTTTAGATGGGCGTGTAAAAACTTTAAATCCAATGATCCACGGTGGACTATTAGGGAAATTCGATGATGCTTCTCATCAAGCGCAAATGAATGAGCATGGAATTGAACCAATTGAAATTGTTTGTGTTAATCTTTATCCGTTTGTTGAAACAATTTCAAAGCCTAATGTAACATGGGATGATGCCATCGAAAATATCGATATTGGTGGTCCAACAATGCTACGTTCAGCAGCTAAAAATCATCAATATGTAACAGTCATTGTAGATAGCAATGACTATGCAACTGTATTAGAAGAATTGAAAGCAACTGGTGCTACAACGATTGAAACACGTCGTAAGCTAGCAGCAAAGGTTTTCCGTCACACAGCAGCGTATGATTCTTATATTTCAAATCACTTAACAGAGGAAGCGTTCCCTGAAAGCCTAACGCTTACTTATGAATTAAAGCAAAACTTACGTTATGGTGAAAATCCTCATCAAAAAGCCGCGTTTTATCAAAAACGTCTTGGTTCGGATTTCTCATTAGCTTATGCTACGCAATTACACGGAAAAGAATTATCATACAATAACATTCAAGATGGTAATGCTGCACTTCAAATCGTGAAAGAATTTGAAATGCCTGCAGCAGTTGCTGTGAAGCATATGAATCCATGTGGTGTTGGTACAGGTGTAACGCTAGAAGAAGCTTTTGACAAAGCATATGCAGCCGATCCTACATCTATTTTCGGTGGAATTATTGCATTGAACATGGAAGTAGATGCGGCAACGGCAGAAAAGTTAAGCCATATTTTCTTAGAGATTATTATTGCGCCATCTTTCACGCAAGAAGCATTAGATATTCTTACACAAAAGAAAAATATTCGCTTATTAACAATTCCATTTGAGCAAGCTAAAAAAGATCAATTTAACGTTGTATCTGTTGAAGGTGGCTTACTTGTACAAGAGCCAGACAGCTATGGCTTTGGTGATGCAGACATTAAAGTAGTGACAGATAGAGAGCCTACTGACAAAGAATGGGAAGCATTACAACTTGGCTGGGCTGTAGTTAAACATGTGAAATCAAATGCAATCGTTGTAACAGATTCTCAAATGACATTAGGTGTTGGCGCTGGTCAAATGAACCGTGTAGGTGCTGCGAAAATCGCTTTCGAACAAGCTGGTGATAAAGCAAAAGGTGCTGCTTTAGCATCTGACGCATTCTTCCCTATGAGTGATACAGTAGAAGCAGCTCATGCGGCAGGAATTACAGCCATTATTCAACCAGGTGGCTCTATTAAAGACCAAGATTCGATTGATAAAGCAAATGAGTACGGCATTGCAATGGTGTTTACAGGCGTACGTCACTTCAAGCATTAA
- the purM gene encoding phosphoribosylformylglycinamidine cyclo-ligase: MSKAYEQAGVNIEAGYEAVKRMKSHVERTNRLGVMGTFGGFGGMFDLSELNLKEPVLISGTDGVGTKLKLAFMVDKHDTIGVDCVAMCVNDIVAQGAEPLYFLDYVALGKAEPAKIEQIVKGVADGCVQSGAALIGGETAEMPGLYEEDEYDLAGFAVGACEKSAIVTGEKIVEGDVLIGLASSGVHSNGYSLVRKIVFADNGYAVDAVVEGFEDLGPIGEALLVPTKLYAKPVLATLKAADVHGCAHVTGGGFYENLPRMMPEGLATEIDLGSWPVLRIFEFLKEKGQLEDKDLYNVFNMGIGFVLAVPAAEADKVIATAEANGEKAYKIGRVVKGEGVVFNGSHDGSLV; encoded by the coding sequence ATGTCAAAAGCATATGAACAAGCAGGTGTAAATATTGAAGCGGGCTACGAAGCTGTTAAACGAATGAAGTCTCACGTTGAACGTACGAATCGACTAGGTGTGATGGGTACATTTGGAGGCTTTGGTGGTATGTTTGACTTGTCAGAACTAAATCTTAAAGAACCTGTTTTAATTTCAGGGACAGATGGTGTTGGGACAAAATTAAAATTAGCTTTCATGGTAGACAAGCACGATACAATTGGCGTGGACTGTGTTGCTATGTGTGTAAACGATATTGTAGCGCAAGGTGCAGAACCACTTTACTTTTTAGATTACGTGGCACTTGGTAAAGCAGAACCAGCGAAAATTGAACAAATCGTCAAAGGTGTTGCAGATGGCTGTGTGCAATCTGGTGCTGCTTTAATCGGTGGTGAGACTGCGGAAATGCCAGGTCTTTATGAAGAAGATGAGTATGATTTAGCAGGATTTGCTGTAGGCGCTTGTGAAAAATCAGCAATCGTAACAGGTGAAAAAATTGTTGAAGGTGATGTGCTTATTGGATTAGCGTCAAGCGGCGTCCATTCGAACGGCTATTCATTAGTGCGTAAAATCGTGTTTGCTGACAACGGCTATGCAGTGGATGCAGTTGTTGAAGGCTTCGAAGACTTAGGCCCAATTGGTGAAGCACTGTTAGTCCCAACTAAATTATATGCAAAACCAGTTCTTGCAACATTAAAAGCGGCTGATGTGCATGGTTGTGCACATGTAACGGGTGGCGGTTTCTATGAGAACTTACCACGTATGATGCCAGAAGGCTTAGCAACAGAAATTGACCTAGGTTCTTGGCCGGTTCTTCGTATTTTCGAATTTTTAAAAGAAAAAGGTCAGCTTGAAGATAAAGATTTATATAATGTCTTCAATATGGGCATTGGTTTCGTATTGGCTGTACCAGCAGCAGAAGCAGATAAAGTTATTGCTACAGCAGAAGCGAATGGTGAAAAAGCATACAAAATCGGTCGCGTTGTGAAAGGCGAGGGCGTTGTATTTAACGGCTCACATGATGGGAGCTTAGTGTAA
- the purQ gene encoding phosphoribosylformylglycinamidine synthase subunit PurQ — protein MKFAVLVFPGSNCDIDMYHAIKDELGEEVEYVWHAETDLSGFDGILVPGGFSYGDYLRCGAMANQSNIMAEVKKAADAGKPVLGVCNGFQILTEVGLLPGALLRNKNLKFMCRTIQLKVENNNTLFTNQYEQGQVINIPIAHGEGNYYCDEETLQKLKDNNQIVFTYSGENPNGSLEDIAGIINERGNVLGMMPHPERAVDALVGGADGLAVFKSIVKQWRENHVNN, from the coding sequence ATGAAATTCGCAGTACTCGTATTCCCTGGGTCAAACTGTGACATCGATATGTATCATGCGATTAAAGACGAACTAGGTGAAGAAGTAGAATATGTATGGCACGCAGAAACAGATTTAAGTGGCTTTGACGGTATTCTAGTACCAGGCGGCTTCTCTTATGGTGACTATTTACGTTGTGGCGCTATGGCAAACCAATCCAATATTATGGCAGAAGTAAAAAAAGCAGCAGATGCGGGTAAGCCAGTCTTGGGTGTTTGTAACGGGTTCCAAATTCTAACAGAAGTAGGCTTATTACCAGGTGCTTTACTACGTAATAAAAACCTAAAATTCATGTGTCGTACAATACAGCTTAAAGTTGAAAACAACAATACATTATTCACAAATCAATATGAGCAAGGTCAAGTAATCAATATTCCAATCGCACACGGTGAAGGTAACTATTATTGTGACGAGGAAACATTACAAAAACTAAAAGATAACAATCAAATTGTGTTCACATACTCAGGAGAAAATCCAAACGGTTCTTTAGAAGATATCGCAGGGATTATTAACGAGCGCGGAAATGTATTAGGAATGATGCCTCACCCAGAACGAGCTGTCGATGCACTTGTGGGCGGAGCCGATGGTCTAGCAGTATTCAAATCAATTGTGAAGCAGTGGAGGGAAAATCATGTCAACAACTAA